The Candidatus Lernaella stagnicola genome has a window encoding:
- a CDS encoding transglutaminase family protein — MMKRGAVLLLLVIGVAFPATAAAAIADFWKLGYRAADPFPGASTFERTVDWSQRYMVRVDGYFTVRRNPRGENVRVYLPLPADDAYQRVYTSRMQPAPVEILHSRYGYQIAVFDFGPLARGREFSLRYDAYVSVGKIRWSVDPQEVGDLSEIPAQVREDYLIDGPFYGMDDPVVQAAAREAVGDERRPFFMMTRILSYVHQSLTYILDGRKVDAGTTLQWGHGSCTEHAFVMIGMARSLGLPVRYMAGSLVKTGTFSRHHYDRVYHKIVEVYLPRVGWVPVETTAGRRRAEFEPDTSVGRSGHRMLFFSHEPEPGLAPLDPRRNIMTHRPYGIGSELSVGRQVTVHWEHLR, encoded by the coding sequence ATGATGAAACGAGGCGCGGTCCTACTACTCTTGGTGATCGGCGTCGCCTTCCCGGCGACGGCCGCGGCGGCGATTGCCGACTTCTGGAAGCTCGGGTACCGCGCCGCCGACCCTTTTCCCGGCGCCTCCACGTTCGAACGCACGGTCGACTGGAGCCAGCGGTACATGGTGCGCGTGGACGGTTACTTTACCGTGCGCCGAAATCCGCGGGGCGAGAACGTGCGCGTCTACCTGCCGCTGCCGGCCGACGACGCCTACCAGCGCGTGTACACGTCGCGCATGCAGCCCGCGCCGGTGGAGATCCTGCACAGCCGCTACGGTTACCAGATCGCCGTGTTTGATTTCGGCCCGCTGGCTCGCGGCCGGGAGTTTTCGCTGCGCTACGACGCCTACGTGTCGGTCGGGAAAATCCGCTGGTCGGTCGACCCGCAGGAGGTGGGCGACTTGTCGGAGATCCCCGCCCAGGTGCGGGAAGACTACCTCATCGACGGCCCCTTTTACGGCATGGACGATCCGGTGGTGCAGGCCGCGGCGCGCGAGGCGGTGGGCGATGAGCGGCGTCCCTTCTTCATGATGACGCGCATTCTGAGTTACGTGCACCAATCGCTGACCTACATTCTCGACGGGCGCAAAGTCGACGCGGGCACGACGCTGCAATGGGGTCACGGCAGTTGCACCGAGCACGCTTTTGTGATGATCGGCATGGCCCGCAGCCTCGGCCTACCGGTGCGTTACATGGCGGGATCGCTAGTGAAGACCGGGACGTTTTCGCGGCACCACTACGACCGCGTGTATCACAAGATTGTGGAAGTGTACCTGCCGCGGGTCGGCTGGGTTCCGGTGGAGACCACCGCCGGCCGGCGCCGGGCGGAGTTCGAGCCCGATACGTCGGTGGGCCGGTCCGGTCACCGGATGCTGTTTTTCAGCCACGAACCCGAGCCGGGCCTGGCGCCGCTGGACCCCCGGCGCAACATCATGACTCACCGCCCTTACGGCATCGGTTCGGAACTTTCGGTAGGCCGTCAAGTGACGGTTCATTGGGAGCATCTCCGGTAG
- a CDS encoding ABC transporter ATP-binding protein, with protein MTVVAAQNLVKRFGDFAAVDHVSIQIEAGTVFGFLGPNGAGKTTMIRLLCGLLVPDEGEATVLGYDLRKQTEKIKESIGYMSQRFSLYGDLTVRQNLDFYAGIYGIPGRVRKARIAHALAIANLENEADRRAAQLPGGVRQRLALGAAIMHEPRIVFLDEPTAGVDPVNRRLFWDLIDEMKRQGTTIFVTTHYMDEAENCDELVLIYSGRKIAEASPRRLVDDVLAGAMFEVSGVDPERAVAALNERAGIESAQIFGLAARVSTEPGDAGESRIRALLAEAALAEAKVRPVRATLEDAFIHLIEREDARIEAEGGRAR; from the coding sequence ATGACGGTCGTCGCGGCGCAAAACCTGGTCAAACGCTTCGGCGATTTCGCGGCGGTGGACCACGTGTCGATTCAGATCGAGGCGGGCACGGTGTTCGGTTTTCTGGGCCCCAACGGCGCGGGCAAGACCACAATGATCCGCCTGTTGTGCGGCTTGCTCGTGCCCGATGAGGGCGAGGCGACCGTGCTGGGTTACGACCTGCGGAAGCAGACCGAGAAGATCAAGGAAAGCATCGGCTACATGAGTCAGCGCTTTTCGCTCTACGGCGATTTGACGGTGCGGCAGAATCTCGATTTTTACGCCGGCATTTACGGCATTCCCGGTCGGGTGCGCAAGGCGCGCATCGCGCACGCGCTGGCCATCGCCAACTTGGAGAACGAGGCGGACCGGCGCGCGGCGCAGTTACCCGGCGGCGTGCGGCAGCGCCTGGCGCTGGGCGCCGCGATTATGCACGAGCCGCGGATCGTGTTTCTCGACGAGCCGACCGCGGGCGTGGACCCGGTGAACCGCCGCTTGTTCTGGGATTTGATCGACGAGATGAAACGCCAGGGCACGACGATTTTCGTGACCACGCATTACATGGACGAGGCGGAAAACTGCGACGAACTCGTGCTGATTTATTCGGGCCGCAAAATCGCCGAGGCGTCGCCGCGGCGGCTGGTTGACGACGTGCTTGCCGGGGCGATGTTCGAAGTTTCCGGCGTCGATCCCGAACGCGCCGTGGCCGCCTTGAACGAGCGGGCGGGCATCGAGAGCGCGCAGATTTTCGGCCTGGCCGCGCGGGTATCGACCGAGCCGGGCGACGCGGGCGAGAGCCGAATTCGCGCGCTGCTGGCCGAAGCCGCGCTGGCGGAGGCGAAGGTGCGGCCGGTGCGCGCCACGTTGGAAGACGCGTTCATCCATCTGATCGAGCGCGAAGACGCCCGCATCGAAGCCGAAGGGGGGCGGGCGCGATGA
- a CDS encoding TonB-dependent receptor translates to MAAILLLCATSLVWAGGEGGADYAYPFAAGAILQEHLGANPLATVTVVEITGADLVAQGAETAADALALAPGAFSYQADRWPGQGGRHVRLRGAGPRGLVVYVDGVPLTHGYLGAVDLNAIPADQIRLMRVYPGPAPFVFGAESGGGVVEILTRQAGDRIKTRFDGRFGDRRRKLFSFGIGGDPEWASYWASASYDGVAGVPLPLGFDRTLNEDGGRLDGSGYARHHYRARFGGRIGETGEVHGSVFMDRTDRDVPYDVVNPLNEVRRFPEDQRLGGVINWRAGGFGPFHAGGEAYIVEFFERREDFADRDYLALLRERRYRHVRSGLGVTPFFDFGQESRVTTRLSLRQDEIEAFVQDLDAPRDRFTIQRFEALLGDDIAPLPWLQLNFGGGFRSVDPVRATNFEPGDPVTGPFARAGLGFGPFSGLALRLAYAQHPQFPTVEEWFDEDLGNPDLDAAVIDNAELGATWKTAGKTRVDLVGFWRQTRDDIVVVPDEQRDRFANDLNWVTLGATLTASTAPLKGLYLGVQGTFQDFDDPDADENMQLIYTPNAYGAFDARYRFGFGLGGALQVQVVGERSDFEAGRDVTLEAYSLTNLRLFYSYRDWVEVYAQGKNLFDTAYETKRFFPEPGRIVTAGLKLTY, encoded by the coding sequence ATGGCCGCCATATTGCTACTTTGCGCCACGTCCCTGGTGTGGGCCGGCGGTGAAGGCGGCGCCGACTACGCCTATCCCTTCGCGGCGGGCGCTATTTTGCAGGAACACCTCGGCGCCAACCCCCTGGCCACCGTCACCGTCGTGGAAATCACCGGCGCGGACCTCGTGGCCCAAGGTGCTGAGACCGCCGCCGACGCCCTGGCCCTGGCCCCCGGTGCCTTTTCCTATCAGGCCGACCGCTGGCCCGGCCAAGGTGGACGCCATGTCCGCCTGCGCGGCGCGGGCCCCCGCGGGCTGGTCGTCTACGTCGACGGCGTGCCGCTCACCCACGGCTACCTGGGCGCGGTCGACCTCAACGCCATCCCCGCCGATCAAATCCGCCTGATGCGCGTCTACCCCGGCCCGGCCCCCTTCGTGTTCGGCGCTGAAAGCGGCGGCGGCGTGGTGGAGATCCTCACCCGGCAGGCCGGCGACCGCATCAAGACCCGCTTTGACGGCCGCTTCGGCGACCGGCGGCGAAAACTTTTCTCCTTCGGTATCGGTGGCGACCCGGAATGGGCGTCGTATTGGGCCTCGGCCTCCTACGACGGCGTAGCCGGTGTGCCGCTGCCGCTGGGCTTCGACCGCACGCTGAACGAAGACGGCGGACGCCTCGACGGCTCCGGTTACGCCCGGCACCACTACCGCGCCCGCTTCGGCGGACGCATCGGCGAAACGGGTGAAGTGCACGGCTCGGTGTTTATGGACCGCACCGACCGCGACGTGCCCTACGACGTGGTCAACCCGCTAAACGAAGTGCGGCGCTTCCCGGAAGACCAGCGCCTCGGCGGCGTCATCAACTGGCGGGCCGGCGGCTTCGGACCCTTTCACGCCGGCGGCGAGGCCTACATCGTCGAGTTTTTCGAGCGCCGCGAAGATTTCGCCGACCGCGACTACCTCGCGCTTCTGCGCGAACGGCGCTACCGGCACGTGCGCAGCGGCCTGGGCGTGACGCCCTTCTTCGACTTCGGCCAGGAAAGCCGCGTCACCACCCGCCTGAGTTTGCGGCAGGATGAAATCGAAGCCTTCGTGCAAGACCTCGACGCGCCCCGCGATCGCTTCACGATCCAACGCTTCGAAGCCCTGCTCGGCGACGACATCGCGCCCCTGCCGTGGCTGCAACTCAACTTCGGCGGCGGCTTCCGCTCGGTCGACCCGGTCCGCGCCACCAACTTCGAGCCCGGCGATCCGGTGACCGGCCCCTTCGCGCGGGCGGGCCTGGGCTTCGGCCCCTTCTCCGGCCTCGCCTTGCGCCTGGCCTACGCGCAGCATCCACAATTCCCGACCGTGGAAGAGTGGTTCGACGAAGACCTCGGCAACCCCGACTTGGACGCCGCGGTGATCGATAACGCCGAACTCGGTGCCACCTGGAAAACCGCCGGCAAAACGCGCGTCGATCTCGTCGGCTTCTGGCGGCAAACCCGCGACGACATCGTCGTTGTGCCCGACGAACAGCGCGACCGCTTCGCCAACGATCTGAACTGGGTGACGCTCGGCGCGACCCTCACCGCCTCCACCGCCCCGCTCAAGGGGCTGTACCTCGGCGTGCAGGGCACCTTCCAAGATTTCGACGACCCCGACGCCGACGAGAACATGCAGTTGATCTACACGCCCAACGCCTACGGCGCCTTCGACGCGCGCTATCGCTTCGGCTTCGGCCTCGGCGGCGCGTTGCAAGTGCAGGTCGTGGGCGAGCGCAGCGATTTCGAGGCCGGGCGCGACGTCACGCTCGAAGCGTATTCGCTGACCAACCTTCGCCTCTTTTACAGCTATCGGGATTGGGTGGAAGTGTACGCCCAGGGCAAGAACCTGTTCGACACGGCCTACGAAACCAAGCGCTTTTTCCCCGAACCCGGCCGCATCGTCACCGCGGGTTTGAAGCTCACCTACTAG
- a CDS encoding ABC transporter permease, with translation MRRILHMTRKEFIQGFQDPRMIAILFLAPLLQTFLFGYAVTTDVTNIEIGIMDQDASSNSRALIEAVMNSGYFVSTGMLRSDADIERALMRGTADVVLVIPAGFADDLAAGRSAPLQILLDGAESNSANVAVGYLSKIFVAQSSQFVDRRVEQLIIKSGGARRTVPLVEAEMRFRFNPELKSAWYMVPGILGMIMLVITMMMTSMAITREREVGTMEQLMVTPIKPYQLLAGKMLPFALVGLVDVTLILALATGHFGLPLVGSIPLLYLASIVFLFTTLGMGLYISTISHTQQQALFVSFLVLLPAILLSGFMFPIDNMPESVQYLTYLNPLRYFLVIVRGVILKGNGWAVLAPQFGMLFALGAALFGLASLRFNKTVQ, from the coding sequence ATGCGTCGCATCCTGCATATGACCCGCAAGGAATTCATCCAGGGCTTTCAGGACCCGCGCATGATCGCCATCTTGTTTTTGGCGCCGCTGCTGCAAACCTTTTTGTTCGGCTACGCGGTGACCACGGACGTGACCAACATCGAAATCGGCATCATGGATCAAGACGCCTCGAGCAACAGCCGGGCCTTGATTGAGGCGGTGATGAACTCGGGCTACTTCGTCTCGACCGGCATGCTTCGTTCCGACGCCGACATCGAGCGCGCGTTGATGCGCGGCACGGCGGACGTCGTGCTGGTCATCCCGGCGGGTTTCGCGGACGATCTGGCGGCGGGCCGGTCGGCGCCGCTGCAAATACTGCTGGACGGCGCGGAGTCGAATTCGGCCAACGTCGCCGTGGGGTACCTGAGCAAGATATTCGTCGCGCAGAGTTCGCAGTTCGTCGACCGGCGCGTCGAGCAACTGATCATCAAAAGCGGCGGCGCGCGCCGCACCGTGCCGCTGGTCGAGGCCGAGATGCGCTTTCGCTTCAACCCGGAGTTGAAATCGGCGTGGTACATGGTGCCCGGCATTCTGGGCATGATCATGCTGGTGATCACGATGATGATGACCAGCATGGCCATCACGCGGGAGCGCGAGGTGGGCACGATGGAGCAGCTTATGGTCACGCCGATCAAACCCTATCAACTCTTGGCGGGGAAGATGCTGCCGTTCGCGCTGGTGGGCCTGGTGGACGTGACGTTGATCTTGGCGCTGGCGACCGGGCATTTCGGCCTGCCGCTGGTGGGTTCGATCCCGCTGCTCTACCTGGCGTCGATTGTCTTTTTGTTTACGACGCTGGGGATGGGGCTGTATATCTCGACGATTTCGCACACGCAGCAGCAGGCGCTGTTCGTTTCGTTCCTCGTGCTGCTGCCGGCGATTCTGCTTTCCGGCTTCATGTTTCCCATCGACAACATGCCTGAGTCGGTGCAGTACCTGACGTACCTGAACCCGCTGCGCTATTTCCTGGTTATCGTGCGCGGCGTGATCCTTAAAGGAAACGGGTGGGCCGTGCTGGCGCCGCAATTCGGCATGCTCTTCGCGCTGGGCGCGGCGCTGTTCGGCCTGGCGAGCCTGCGCTTCAATAAGACGGTGCAGTAG
- a CDS encoding ABC transporter permease: MRSRIPAIARKEMTHILRDWRTLAMAFVMPTILILLFGYAITFDIKNLRVAVADQDQSKASRNLIRRLSASEYFVITARPHHPEQLPGLLEDGTAQVALAIPEGFAKTLERNEPETIQVIIDGSESNTATIGSGYVAAVVQQYNLDLLKDTMARVGISTEGLPPLDVRVRVWFNPTADSPTSIVPGLVAVIIVMMAALLTSLTVVRERENGSLEGLFATPVRRQEILIGKTIPYLVIAMADTALVAGIGVFVFGVPFAGSILAFSLTALIFTFTGLGIGMVASVMSDNQMLANQIVILVTMLPSFLLSGFMFPIKSMPGWVQVITYAVPARYFIQISRAIMLKGTSLWGLLAPTGLLLIVAVVVSACAMQAFKKKL; the protein is encoded by the coding sequence ATGAGAAGCCGCATCCCCGCCATTGCACGCAAGGAAATGACGCACATTCTTCGCGACTGGCGCACGCTGGCGATGGCGTTCGTGATGCCGACGATTCTCATTTTGCTGTTCGGCTACGCGATTACCTTCGACATCAAAAACCTGCGCGTGGCGGTGGCCGACCAAGACCAGAGCAAGGCGAGCCGCAATTTGATTCGGCGGCTGTCGGCCAGCGAGTACTTCGTCATCACCGCGCGGCCGCATCACCCCGAGCAGTTGCCGGGGCTGCTGGAAGACGGGACGGCGCAGGTGGCGCTGGCGATCCCGGAGGGCTTCGCGAAGACCTTGGAGAGAAACGAGCCGGAGACGATTCAGGTCATCATCGACGGGTCGGAGAGCAACACGGCGACCATCGGCAGCGGGTACGTGGCGGCGGTGGTGCAGCAATACAATCTCGACCTGCTCAAGGACACGATGGCGCGAGTGGGGATTTCGACCGAAGGCCTACCGCCTCTCGACGTGCGGGTGCGGGTGTGGTTCAACCCCACCGCCGACTCGCCGACCAGTATCGTGCCCGGCCTGGTGGCGGTGATCATCGTAATGATGGCCGCACTGCTTACCAGCCTGACCGTAGTGCGCGAGCGCGAAAACGGCAGCCTGGAGGGCCTTTTCGCCACGCCCGTGCGGCGGCAGGAGATTCTCATCGGCAAGACGATACCCTACCTGGTGATCGCCATGGCCGACACGGCGCTGGTGGCGGGCATCGGGGTGTTCGTATTCGGCGTGCCTTTCGCCGGGAGCATTTTGGCGTTTTCGCTGACGGCGTTGATTTTCACGTTCACGGGCTTGGGGATCGGCATGGTGGCCAGCGTGATGTCGGACAACCAGATGCTCGCGAATCAAATCGTCATTCTGGTCACGATGCTGCCGAGCTTTCTGTTGTCGGGATTCATGTTTCCCATCAAGTCGATGCCGGGCTGGGTGCAGGTCATCACCTACGCGGTGCCCGCGCGTTACTTCATCCAGATTTCGCGGGCGATCATGCTCAAGGGCACGTCGCTTTGGGGCTTGCTGGCGCCGACGGGACTTTTGCTCATCGTGGCGGTCGTGGTATCGGCGTGCGCCATGCAGGCCTTCAAGAAGAAGCTTTAG